From Coturnix japonica isolate 7356 chromosome 1, Coturnix japonica 2.1, whole genome shotgun sequence, the proteins below share one genomic window:
- the RESF1 gene encoding retroelement silencing factor 1 isoform X1, whose amino-acid sequence MSYKNKKEKDPSCLGYIHSTESEGSELLHPLYQSEEGVSRGTVGLNLYQGIKNEDLQEKKMNSCTAAEVRISTVDLGKRNQEKMDWNVRPLQNADAQNNLQSQESCYTQMLSNAQAFPQTNALSSVNACNYVGNNQVYLPTVNTASPGTSVAIKSFLTSEYSVNQPPPPYVPPAPTLPNQTSRAQGEMTQNSWQNPGRLISSHRKFPHLSSQMNGGSSVPNVLRGPHYATSNSYAVCSQTSQQRSLRTMLHQSNRECINSSKLGCIPQYNTNTSASSQSISVPISQSSSQYLHSQNNCLSFGMSGQHVQNQIHNSSTQIQFSQSLSQNTATNVHLPQYVPSQMGSGAPSGCSAPSLLPANYDSKTVAQPLLGAQQAVHNVFNKYPLQNCPSDKKNASGFNSVQQYSLKHQVGEVSQGVGNGYNSSGNVTVNHLFSEKSVPPTDISSELYDIVHGTVPFSSADASQPLCDPVSVQERQATSSVNVPANSQTSLAREDKRKMTGDTAAWETQRMQVIKRKCALLHRMHQYRRKLLTSKCDKSTSTLLSSFENALSNCLPQVPKQNVVPSLSQAVRIDSQQHSILGSSPEGRNDKNITGGDNRGLEVTQGNHQVEQGNLSSGPLPIPSHSELTALLNNTENSPVLEQKNALASSQKTLTPLNDASCYSQSNSSSRDASTSMESYPENSAFLQFVLSSTNMLKEKKAGTIADNILTNLLSNEKQQVDLTGLGGNLLKDTNEKVDLVPMVHTHTPVSEMMESNANKSHGDVGQKKMQFTENPCFKQNNGNYSLEELTACLGLWKKQGPEPVSVQNSQSNERTAANQISPLPHSQNTTNKREQGNLLVSTDVTVLPLTSTSVGQKHDTLSCNLIKGLELQIAVVSPLVLSNQKAQSEQVGKCPTAADKAYPVIEAGSICSMQEEGKNVSTVANTDKDMIESVSSSSDDCILIQTEDPCLQQTKSADGKSIVENSVNGNDSCGENERKLSQAMRDAEENLQNKVLPESGQEYIKDHDGKQAVLEIQNNTPSAVIEEQMFHIASVCSLVEGDKSYNPQIASIFSSVPQTHAFNSGTSSEENASDSRQKEQLMKLGKNDLRENTPQQETLLQKALRESSCCISEVDKTFCSTLTSHSKKESSGKLPRTVTTSEQKKPVNTPFKYPESDLGILASINQELARNSLDSLVSLTAETNAFTFTTCSSKENVTSTKKSIEEELHFFGAEPVMCLDNQLTELMKEFPFGIEGVDILTKEPARNSSMAEQRENQVQKETHVSAKKTDSKNPIDQLQIVQLNSGLVQESFPEKKLCSSAENSGALSQQPKKTSAQEDSLESSIQPSQSLCREKENPQSPSSSGNNEVCSLAGCLSASGEMSQSSCKRRTSVSDKNAEQPSEAENTYPAGRQDNNSKSDAVMKNDGVVENPPIRENVQNSIQKNIKDGCKDISVTSEKSQMNNEHKPLSPQPEKNGPLNSSEKQDVNSLKSSNWKEEMQESRRTLLLKKGFHSDKKDHQTVSEGELSEKAGCTDTDNVMKSSGKKEGILKVKSLSKDKTRTDLAMKSQRDLHKFTKSENVAIKHTEVYQEQKRKTCGKNPGKEQNCKKRNVGTNTEGKAKLSSEIKHEKLSSYRAEAMKFPNFGIRDLKSNNYTFSQHKAMKAHPPQEESYKRKRKDNMIGKTSSKKPKVKDERLKQSETKNSKRHSYDHKINTDKTKKLNGENVWKPKNSLADRSKLKLQRIRGLSTISKNHFSNKERHLDGQNKDKCSEKVFSDKNMLYLNRRTNRLKLHLQKEPKKHYLNRVAFKRTAQECIFLTKLETSPVRPVLHVKSQVSQHSLDSKRDASLSENEKPRKHQVLEFKLCPEILFRNSASDDESLAAKNSLEKEKSTVAGVKSKKEDWLKYDSVKQTKLKEIFTAEDCIPLDTAIQMLEGDDKALQIPIKDSKQMFQTYRKMYLEKKMDKPG is encoded by the exons aatttcaACTGTGGacttaggaaaaagaaatcaagaaaagatGGACTGGAATGTAAGACCGCTCCAGAATGCAGACGCACAGAATAACCTGCAAAGTCAAGAATCCTGTTACACTCAAATGCTTTCTAATGCACAAGCCTTTCCTCAAACAAATGCACTTTCTTCTGTAAATGCATGCAATTATGTGGGAAATAACCAAGTGTATTTACCAACTGTTAATACTGCTTCACCAGGAACTTCTGTAGCCATAAAAAGTTTTCTTACCTCGGAATACTCAGTCAATCAACCTCCACCGCCCTATGTACCACCTGCACCAACACTTCCCAATCAGACATCACGTGCACAGGGGGAAATGACTCAGAACTCTTGGCAAAACCCTGGTAGGCTTATTTCTTCCCATAGAAAGTTTCCTCACTTGTCTTCTCAAATGAATGGTGGAAGCAGTGTGCCGAATGTGCTTCGAGGACCTCATTATGCCACCTCAAACAGTTATGCTGTTTGTTCACAAACGTCACAGCAGCGTTCTCTGAGAACGATGCTGCATCAAAGTAACCGTGAATGCATTAATTCTTCAAAGCTGGGGTGCATACCACAGTATAACACGAATACCTCTGCTTCttctcaaagcatttctgtacCCATCAGTCAGTCATCCAGTCAATATCTTCATTCCCAGAATAACTGCTTATCTTTTGGTATGTCTGGGCAACATGTCCAAAACCAAATACATAATTCCAGTACTCAGATTCAGTTTTCACAGTCGCTGAGTCAAAATACTGCAACAAACGTACATCTGCCACAATATGTGCCAAGTCAGATGGGATCAGGAGCTCCCAGTGGATGTTCTGCACCATCTTTGTTGCCTGCCAACTATGATTCAAAAACCGTAGCGCAGCCTTTGCTAGGTGCACAGCAGGCAGTTCACAATGTGTTTAATAAATACCCTCTCCAGAACTGCCcatcagacaaaaaaaatgcttctggtTTTAACAGTGTTCAGCAATACTCACTGAAACATCAAGTGGGAGAAGTCAGTCAAGGGGTTGGGAATGGTTATAATTCAAGCGGAAATGTAACAGTAAATCATCTCTTTAGTGAAAAATCTGTACCTCCCACTGACATTTCCTCAGAACTTTATGATATTGTGCATGGAACGGTACCTTTTTCTTCAGCGGATGCTTCGCAGCCACTGTGTGATCCTGTTTCAGTTCAGGAAAGGCAGGCTACTAGTTCAGTGAATGTGCCGGCTAATTCTCAAACTTCTTTAGcaagagaagataaaagaaaaatgacaggtGACACTGCAGCTTGGGAAACTCAAAGAATGCaagttattaaaagaaaatgtgctctGCTTCATAGGATGCACCAGTATAGAAGAAAGTTGTTGACTTCAAAATGTGACAAAAGCACTTCCACACTTCTCTCGAGTTTTGAAAACGCACTCTCTAATTGTCTTCCTCAGGTCCCCAAGCAAAATGTAGTACCTTCCCTGTCACAGGCAGTGAGGATAGACAGTCAGCAGCACTCTATTCTTGGATCTTCacctgaaggaagaaatgacaaaaacataACTGGTGGTGACAACAGAGGGTTAGAAGTGACTCAGGGTAATCATCAGGTAGAGCAGGGAAACCTTTCATCAGGGCCTCTTCCCATTCCTTCGCACAGTGAACTTACAGCTCTATTAAATAATACTGAGAATTCTCCTGTCTTGGAACAGAAGAATGCCTTGGCCTCTTCTCAGAAAACACTGACACCCTTGAATGATGCTTCATGTTATAGTCAATCGAATAGCTCTAGCAGAGATGCATCAACAAGCATGGAAAGCTATCCTGAAAACTCAGCATTTCTCCAGTTTGTATTGAGCAGCACAAATAtgttaaaagagaagaaagctggTACTATTGCTGATAACATACTGACTAATCTCCTTtctaatgaaaaacaacaggTAGATTTAACAGGCTTAGGTGGAAACTTATTAAAAGACACTAATGAGAAAGTTGATTTGGTACCTATGGTCCACACGCACACTCCTGTATCAGAAATGATGGAATCTAATGCAAATAAATCCCATGGTGATGTaggtcagaaaaaaatgcagtttactGAAAATCCgtgttttaaacagaacaaTGGTAATTATTCTCTAGAAGAACTAACTGCATGCCTGGGCTTATGGAAGAAACAAGGTCCAGAACCTGTGAGTGTTCAGAATAGCCAGTCAAAtgaaagaactgcagcaaaTCAGATCTCACCATTACCTCACAGCCAGAACACAACAAATAAGAGAGAGCAAGGTAATCTTCTGGTTAGCACAGATGTAACAGTCTTACCTTTAACATCCACCTCCGTAGGACAAAAACATGACACGTTAAGTTGCAATTTGATAAAAGGTTTGGAACTCCAAATTGCAGTTGTTTCTCCTTTAGTGCTTTCTAATCAGAAAGCTCAGAGTGAACAGGTAGGCAAGTGTCCAACAGCTGCAGATAAAGCCTATCCAGTGATTGAGGCAGGAAGTATATGCAGCATgcaagaagaggggaaaaatgtttCAACTGTGGCCAATACTGATAAAGACATGATAGAAAGCGTTTCTTCATCATCTGATGACTGCATTCTGATACAGACAGAGGACCCGTGCTTACAACAGACCAAATCAGCTGATGGAAAGAGTATAGTAGAAAATAGCGTGAATGGAAATGATTCATGTGGTGAAAACGAAAGGAAACTCAGTCAAGCCATGagagatgctgaagaaaatcTACAAAACAAAGTTCTTCCTGAATCAGGCCAAGAATATATAAAAGACCATGATGGCAAGCAAGCAGTGCTAGAGATACAAAATAATACTCCCTCAGCTGTGATAGAAGAACAGATGTTCCATATTGCTAGCGTATGTTCTCTTGTTGAAGGTGATAAATCATATAATCCGCAAATAGCAAGCATTTTCAGCTCGGTCCCTCAGACACATGCATTCAACAGTGGTACCtcatcagaagaaaatgcatctgaCTCGAGGCAAAAGGAGCAGCTGATGAAATTGGGTAAAAATGACCTGAGGGAGAACACTCCTCAGCAAGAGACCTTGCTGCAAAAGGCACTGCGGGAATCATCATGCTGCATTAGTGAAGTAGATAAGACTTTTTGTAGTACTCTAACTAGCCATTCTAAGAAAGAAAGCAGCGGCAAGCTTCCTAGAACAGTTACTACCTCAGAGCAAAAAAAGCCAGTAAATACACCTTTCAAGTATCCTGAAAGTGACTTGGGAATTCTTGCTAGTATAAACCAGGAGTTAGCCAGAAATTCACTAGATTCCTTGGTAAGCTTAACTGCTGAAACAAATGCATTCACTTTTACAACATGCAGCAGTAAAGAGAATGTCACATCCACTAAAAAGAGCATAGAAGAAGAGCTACACTTTTTTGGAGCAGAACCTGTTATGTGTCTAGATAATCAGCTTACTGAACTTATGAAAGAGTTTCCGTTTGGCATTGAAGGGGTTGATATTCTGACAAAAGAACCAGCAAGAAACAGTTCTATGGCTGAGCAGAGAGAGAATCAAGTTCAAAAAGAGACTCATGTTTCTGCCAAAAAAACTGATTCAAAGAACCCAATAGATCAGCTACAAATTGTGCAGTTAAACTCTGGTCTGGTGCAGGAGTCATTTCCTGAAAAGAAGCTATGTTCCTCTGCTGAAAACAGTGGAGCATTGAGTCAACAGCCCAAAAAGACTTCAGCCCAGGAGGACAGTCTTGAAAGCAGCATTCAGCCCAGTCAGAGTCTATGTagggagaaagaaaacccacagtCCCCTTCCAGCTCTGGAAATAATGAGGTTTGTAGTTTAGCGGGTTGTCTGTCTGCGTCGGGTGAAATGTCACAGAGCTCCTGTAAACGTAGAACTTCTGTTTCAGATAAAAATGCCGAGCAACcttcagaagctgaaaacacTTACCCTGCAGGGAGACAAGACAACAACAGTAAATCTGATGCCGTAATGAAGAACGACGGTGTGGTAGAAAACCCACCAATTCGTGAAAATGTCcaaaacagcattcagaaaaatataaaagatgGATGCAAAGACATCTCGGTAACGAGCGAGAAATCCCAGATGAATAATGAACACAAACCGCTTTCACCACAACCGGAAAAAAATGGGCCACTTAATTCCTCTGAAAAACAGGATGTTAATAGTTTAAAAAGCAGTAActggaaggaagagatgcaagAGTCTAGAAGAACTCTGTTGTTAAAGAAAGGATTTCATTCTGACAAAAAAGATCATCAGACAGTCTCAGAAGGGGAGCTGTCAGAGAAGGCTGGTTGTACAGATACAGACAATGTGATGAAGTCATCTGGAAAGAAGGAGGGAATTCTCAAAGTGAAGTCCCTTTCGAAAGATAAAACCAGAACAGATTTGGCCATGAAATCCCAAAGAGACCTTCATAAGTTTACAAAGTCAGAGAATGTTGCAATTAAGCACACTGAGGTCtatcaagaacaaaaaagaaaaacctgtgGCAAGAACCCGGGTAAAGAACAGAACTGCAAGAAACGAAACGTAGGAACtaatactgaaggaaaagcaaagttatcttcagaaattaaacatgaaaagCTGAGTAGTTATCGTGCAGAAGCTATGAAGTTCCCAAACTTTGGCATTAGAGACTTAAAGTCAAACAACTATACATTTTCTCAGCATAAAGCTATGAAAGCTCATCCACCACAGGAGGAGTCATACAAACGAAAGAGGAAGGACAATATGATTGGAAAAACAAGCTCTAAAAAACCAAAGGTGAAAGATGAAAGACTAAAGCAATCTGAAACAAAGAATTCCAAGCGGCATTCATATGATCACAAGATAAATACCGACAAGACTAAAAAGTTGAATGGAGAAAATGTCTGGAAACCTAAGAATTCATTAGCAGATCGCTCCAAGCTTAAACTACAGAGGATAAGGGGTCTATCTACCATCtccaaaaatcacttttctaaCAAAGAAAGACATCTTGATggacaaaacaaagacaagtgTTCTGAGAAAGTGTTTTCAGATAAAAACATGCTATATTtgaacagaagaacaaacagaTTAAAATTGCATCTTCAAAAGGAACCCAAAAAACACTACCTAAATAGAGTTGCATTTAAACGTACTGCGCAAGAATGCATATTTCTGACAAAGCTGGAGACATCACCTGTCAGACCTGTCTTGCATGTAAAGTCCCAAGTATCACAACACAGTCTAGATTCAAAAAGAGATGCTTCTCTCTCCGAAAATGAGAAACCACGGAAACACCAAGTGCTTGAATTTAAGCTGTGTCCGGAGATACTGTTCAGAAATTCAGCCAGTGATGATGAAAGCTTAGCTGCAAAGAATTctctggaaaaagagaagtctACTGTGGCAG GTGTCAAGAGTAAAAAAGAAGACTGGTTAAAGTACGATTCAGTGAAGCAAACGAAGTTGAAGGAGATCTTTACAG CTGAGGATTGTATTCCACTTGATACAGCCATACAAATGCTGGAAGGAGATGACAAGGCTCTTCAGATTCCGATCAAAGACTCCAAGCAGATGTTTCAAACCTACAGGAAAATGtacctggaaaaaaagatggacAAGCCTGGATAG